One Bremerella sp. JC817 genomic window carries:
- a CDS encoding NAD(P)-dependent alcohol dehydrogenase: MATAEVQPEAQAKTMQAVVLEKYGSEDYLSVETVARPKITADQVLIRIHAASVNPIDWKLRQGMLKWVMPDQLPGILGFDVAGEIVEVGYSARQQGWSVGDEVMAFSSKTLGGGYAEFLDVDAAYIVRKPDGFSYEESAGIPLAATTAWKSLVKLGQLRDGDDVLINGASGGVGTFAVQIAKALGARVTAVCSADNHDLVRSLGADELIDYHSTPFTRIDHSFDIVFDAVSKSTFRDCRRLLKPTGHYVATLPSVENVGFSVFSKLQKQSCHIVLARPDGPTLKALAALANEGKLRTIIDSVYPLNDVAAAHRKSEGGHVVGKVILNVVPDLPFQETNQD, encoded by the coding sequence ATGGCCACCGCCGAAGTCCAACCCGAAGCCCAAGCCAAAACTATGCAAGCCGTCGTACTGGAAAAGTATGGCAGCGAAGATTATCTCAGTGTCGAGACGGTCGCCCGACCGAAAATTACTGCCGACCAGGTTCTCATTCGTATCCATGCGGCAAGTGTGAACCCCATCGACTGGAAGTTACGCCAGGGGATGCTGAAGTGGGTGATGCCCGATCAACTTCCCGGCATCCTCGGCTTCGACGTCGCGGGCGAGATTGTCGAAGTGGGTTACAGCGCGCGGCAACAAGGGTGGTCGGTAGGCGACGAGGTGATGGCCTTCTCGAGTAAGACTCTGGGAGGAGGCTACGCCGAGTTCCTGGATGTCGATGCCGCTTACATTGTGCGAAAGCCGGATGGTTTTTCGTACGAAGAATCGGCCGGGATTCCACTGGCCGCGACGACAGCCTGGAAATCGCTGGTAAAACTTGGTCAGCTTCGTGATGGAGACGACGTGCTAATCAATGGCGCCTCGGGTGGTGTCGGGACGTTCGCAGTTCAGATTGCCAAAGCTCTGGGTGCTCGGGTCACGGCTGTCTGCAGTGCCGATAATCACGATCTGGTTCGTAGCCTAGGGGCGGATGAACTGATCGATTATCACTCGACCCCATTCACACGGATCGACCACTCATTCGATATCGTTTTCGACGCCGTCAGCAAGTCGACGTTCCGCGATTGCCGCCGACTGCTGAAACCAACAGGCCATTACGTTGCGACGCTTCCATCGGTCGAGAATGTTGGATTCTCGGTCTTCTCGAAGCTGCAGAAGCAATCGTGCCATATTGTACTGGCTCGGCCCGATGGACCAACGCTGAAAGCATTGGCCGCATTGGCAAACGAAGGGAAGCTGCGGACCATCATCGACTCGGTCTATCCGCTCAACGATGTTGCCGCCGCCCATCGGAAGAGCGAAGGTGGTCATGTCGTGGGAAAGGTGATTCTGAATGTGGTTCCCGACTTGCCATTCCAGGAAACCAATCAGGACTAA
- the purE gene encoding 5-(carboxyamino)imidazole ribonucleotide mutase has protein sequence MSQAPQPLVGVIMGSKSDWETMKNACDILDNFEVPYEKRVVSAHRTPAWMNEYATTAEGRGLRVIIAGAGGAAHLPGMVAAQTILPVLGVPVKSRALKGLDSLLSIVQMPGGIPVGTLAIGDAGAKNAGLLAVRILATTDCDLAEKLTAYQDKQTNDVMKDSEL, from the coding sequence ATGTCTCAAGCACCCCAGCCGCTGGTGGGCGTCATCATGGGCAGCAAATCGGATTGGGAAACCATGAAGAATGCCTGCGATATCCTCGATAACTTCGAGGTCCCTTACGAAAAGCGAGTTGTCTCGGCCCATCGTACGCCAGCCTGGATGAACGAGTACGCAACCACCGCCGAGGGGCGTGGCCTACGCGTTATCATTGCTGGGGCTGGTGGCGCCGCACACTTGCCAGGCATGGTCGCCGCTCAGACGATTCTTCCGGTCCTGGGTGTTCCGGTCAAAAGCCGTGCTTTGAAGGGGCTCGACTCGCTTCTTTCGATCGTGCAGATGCCCGGCGGCATTCCGGTCGGAACGCTGGCCATCGGTGACGCCGGTGCCAAGAACGCCGGGTTGCTCGCCGTTCGGATCCTGGCAACTACCGATTGTGACTTGGCCGAGAAGCTGACGGCTTACCAAGACAAGCAAACCAACGACGTGATGAAGGACTCGGAACTGTGA
- a CDS encoding 5-(carboxyamino)imidazole ribonucleotide synthase — MSQPILPGATLGVLGSGQLGRMFAIAARRMGYRVHVLSPETDTPTGQVADVEVTASYDDLDAVAEFAKQVDVVTFEFENVPLATVDVVSKYVPVRPAGRVLHTTQHRLREKGFLHENGFPVTKFHAIREAADLDTVADELLPGVLKTAAWGYDGKGQVKVANREELRKAWTEELKQEAILEQMVPFEKEFSVVAARGLDGKVACYAPIENVHTNHILDVSVSPGRLSEKASREAIEITTEVLTKLDVVGVLCVEFFLAPSDTLLINEMAPRPHNSGHLTIDGHVTCQFEQQVRSICGLPLGSTLQMRPVAMVNLLGDVWAEGTPNWVAACEDPDVKLHLYGKHEPRMGRKMGHLTVTADTVDQAIEAARAAKAALGTSR; from the coding sequence GTGAGCCAACCGATTCTTCCTGGAGCAACGCTCGGCGTTCTCGGTAGCGGCCAGCTCGGTCGCATGTTTGCCATCGCGGCCCGTCGCATGGGCTACCGCGTGCATGTCCTCTCGCCAGAAACCGACACGCCCACCGGCCAGGTCGCCGATGTCGAAGTCACGGCCAGTTACGATGACCTGGACGCGGTCGCCGAGTTCGCCAAGCAAGTCGATGTTGTTACCTTTGAATTCGAGAACGTCCCTCTCGCGACGGTCGATGTGGTCAGCAAGTATGTCCCCGTTCGACCAGCCGGACGCGTGCTGCACACCACGCAGCATCGCTTGCGAGAAAAAGGCTTTCTTCACGAGAACGGTTTTCCGGTCACGAAGTTTCATGCGATCCGCGAAGCTGCCGACCTCGATACGGTTGCCGACGAGCTTCTGCCTGGCGTGTTGAAGACCGCCGCGTGGGGTTACGACGGCAAGGGACAGGTCAAAGTCGCCAACCGGGAGGAACTTCGCAAAGCGTGGACTGAAGAGCTGAAGCAAGAGGCAATCCTCGAACAGATGGTGCCGTTTGAGAAAGAGTTCTCGGTGGTTGCGGCCCGAGGGCTCGATGGCAAGGTTGCTTGCTATGCACCGATCGAAAACGTTCACACAAATCATATCCTCGATGTTTCGGTCTCTCCCGGTCGCTTGTCCGAAAAGGCCAGCCGCGAAGCGATCGAGATTACGACCGAAGTGCTGACCAAGCTGGACGTGGTTGGGGTGCTGTGCGTCGAGTTCTTTCTCGCTCCTAGCGATACGTTGTTAATCAACGAGATGGCTCCGCGACCGCACAACTCAGGGCACCTTACCATCGATGGTCACGTGACCTGTCAGTTCGAGCAACAGGTTCGCTCGATCTGTGGCCTGCCTTTGGGTTCGACCCTTCAAATGCGACCTGTGGCGATGGTGAACCTGCTGGGCGATGTCTGGGCGGAAGGCACGCCCAACTGGGTTGCTGCCTGCGAAGACCCCGACGTGAAGCTGCACCTGTATGGCAAGCACGAGCCACGCATGGGTCGCAAGATGGGGCATCTTACGGTCACCGCCGATACGGTGGACCAAGCTATCGAAGCTGCCCGGGCAGCGAAGGCAGCCTTGGGAACCTCGCGATAG
- a CDS encoding TIM barrel protein, translating to MPTEPSNLSRRDLLKSAVGTSVVGSLAMAGTAAAENPATAKLPPEDFKASGKRIKQSVMAWCFNPMPMEELIPACAKMGLVGMEGLDKKWYPLMKEHGLKVSLAQGHSFKEGPVDSSLHPMLEARLKESIDTAAEWDCKNVITFTGMSVEGQSFDQGTKNCVDFFKKIVPYAEEKNVTLVLEHLNSRDDSHPMKGHPGYFGDDVDHCIDIIKQVDSPNFKLLFDFYHVQIMNGDVTRRFQQLLPYIGHLHTAGNPGRCEIDENQEMNYAAIIRAVAESDYDGYVVQEYIPTWDDKIAALRHGVALCDV from the coding sequence ATGCCCACAGAACCTTCCAACCTCTCGCGTCGTGACTTGTTGAAGTCGGCAGTCGGTACTTCGGTTGTAGGCAGCCTGGCCATGGCCGGGACGGCCGCCGCAGAGAACCCAGCGACCGCGAAGCTTCCACCAGAAGACTTTAAGGCAAGCGGCAAACGGATCAAGCAGTCGGTCATGGCCTGGTGCTTCAATCCGATGCCGATGGAAGAACTGATTCCGGCATGTGCCAAGATGGGACTGGTTGGGATGGAAGGTCTTGATAAGAAGTGGTACCCGTTGATGAAGGAGCACGGCCTGAAGGTTTCGCTGGCCCAAGGGCACAGCTTTAAAGAAGGCCCTGTCGATTCCAGCTTGCACCCCATGCTGGAAGCTCGACTGAAGGAATCGATCGACACTGCCGCTGAGTGGGATTGTAAGAATGTGATTACCTTCACCGGGATGTCGGTTGAAGGTCAGTCGTTCGATCAGGGAACCAAGAACTGCGTCGACTTCTTCAAGAAGATCGTCCCTTACGCAGAAGAGAAGAACGTCACGCTGGTGCTGGAACATCTCAACAGCCGCGATGACTCGCACCCAATGAAGGGGCACCCTGGCTACTTCGGCGACGACGTCGACCACTGCATCGACATCATCAAACAGGTCGACTCGCCGAACTTCAAGCTGCTGTTCGACTTCTACCACGTGCAGATCATGAACGGCGACGTGACCCGTCGTTTCCAGCAGTTACTGCCATACATTGGCCACCTGCACACGGCTGGCAATCCTGGTCGTTGCGAAATCGACGAGAACCAGGAAATGAACTACGCCGCGATTATCCGCGCCGTGGCTGAATCGGACTACGACGGCTACGTTGTTCAAGAATACATCCCGACCTGGGACGACAAGATCGCTGCTCTGCGTCACGGTGTGGCGTTGTGCGACGTCTAG
- the dcd gene encoding dCTP deaminase — protein sequence MILSGNEIRKHLGTKIFIEPYDESRLNPNSYNLTLNEELMTYEELILDMRQPHRIRRITIPDEGYVLNPNQLYLARTNELTETHGFVPMIEGRSSIGRLGLFVHVTAGFGDVGFKGFWTLEMFAVQPIRIYRNVPICQIFYHEITGDITEYVSDKYQNNQGIQPSLLFKELNPDARQPEESQLAFPFDH from the coding sequence ATGATTCTTTCCGGCAATGAAATTCGGAAACATCTCGGTACCAAGATCTTTATCGAGCCTTACGACGAAAGCCGTTTAAACCCCAACAGCTACAATCTGACGCTCAACGAAGAGTTGATGACTTACGAGGAGTTGATCCTCGACATGCGTCAGCCGCATCGGATTCGCCGGATCACGATTCCTGACGAAGGCTACGTCTTGAATCCCAACCAGTTGTATCTGGCTCGGACGAACGAACTGACCGAGACGCACGGGTTTGTGCCGATGATCGAAGGTCGCTCTTCGATTGGTCGCCTGGGTTTGTTCGTCCATGTGACGGCCGGCTTCGGCGACGTGGGGTTCAAAGGATTCTGGACGCTCGAAATGTTCGCCGTTCAGCCGATTCGAATCTATCGCAACGTACCGATCTGCCAGATCTTCTATCACGAGATCACCGGCGACATCACCGAGTACGTCAGCGACAAATACCAAAACAATCAGGGCATCCAGCCGAGCCTGCTGTTCAAAGAACTCAACCCCGATGCCAGGCAGCCGGAAGAATCGCAACTTGCCTTTCCTTTCGACCACTAG
- the nth gene encoding endonuclease III, with amino-acid sequence MFSDLADRKAQARRVVRQLKKDYPIAECALNYETPFQLLIATILSAQCTDVRVNIVTKDLFAQYPDAHAMARAPVKTLEKLVQTTGFFRNKAKNIHAASQALDEKFDGEVPQDLAKLVDLPGVGRKTANVVLGTAFGIPSGIVVDTHVGRLTKRMGLTDKGDAVKIEKDLLEIVPKKEWIQFSHRLIHHGRAICAARKPKCHDCHFAKFCPQVGVA; translated from the coding sequence ATGTTTTCAGATCTCGCCGACCGCAAAGCTCAGGCCCGTCGTGTGGTCCGACAGTTGAAGAAAGATTATCCGATCGCGGAATGTGCGCTGAATTACGAGACCCCGTTTCAGCTCCTGATCGCGACGATACTTTCGGCCCAGTGTACCGACGTGCGCGTGAATATCGTGACGAAGGATCTCTTCGCCCAATACCCTGATGCCCATGCCATGGCTCGGGCACCGGTGAAAACGCTCGAGAAGCTGGTGCAAACGACCGGGTTCTTCCGCAACAAAGCGAAAAACATCCACGCCGCATCGCAGGCCCTGGACGAGAAGTTCGACGGCGAAGTGCCGCAAGATCTTGCCAAGCTGGTCGACTTGCCTGGTGTCGGCCGAAAGACGGCGAATGTTGTTTTGGGGACCGCGTTTGGGATTCCTTCCGGAATTGTGGTCGATACGCATGTCGGCCGGCTGACCAAGCGGATGGGGCTGACCGATAAGGGAGACGCCGTGAAGATCGAGAAAGATCTGCTGGAGATCGTCCCCAAAAAGGAATGGATCCAGTTTTCGCATCGATTGATTCATCATGGCCGCGCCATTTGTGCGGCCCGTAAGCCGAAGTGCCACGATTGTCATTTCGCGAAGTTCTGCCCGCAGGTGGGCGTTGCCTAG
- a CDS encoding DUF4129 domain-containing protein — MRPRLTETDYAIIAVAPALIMVLVASLMLFLAGLFYHGQYEWRLNMVICMFVLGIVSLARLHIEEGILKSIKLGAAFTFVMLFAVWQMAPDALVMATLMLMGIWWISTRLVYDCTVMEQSVDASQKGLMQWIRPIQEEPPPPTSPQPDVQTPIEGVTGTDPEEAKPTTFAEKLDAWFNPTNTKFAPGAWVVYFSLGALPIFGLGQAFASQLAGDRRWYLFMLLVAYVFAALGLLVTTSFLGLRRYLQQRGVVMPLSMTGTWLGVGFSVVLIVLLLVAILPRPNAEYELAKLPTYSEKDDSDASQFSVNDEGTKDNRDDRSGTTENQDQADENSRQSDETREDGKQAGDKTDANAQKSKPGKSNESNSRQSDQKPSDQQQSDQGDSKQSDSQQGESEKGKSDSGDQQSQNSDQQNSQQQQQDSQSQQQDASGEKSDQQSDSNEKQSSDDQKASKSQSPEPKDADAAKPSNSPQQTPAAKPKPFSFLGELFGNLGFYLKMLFYVALAAGMGIGGWAFWDDIAAAWRDFWGSLFGSKPSDEEEQAAEPAPVVKPRVPFSAFRNPFHDAQWKGKPPEEWIRYSVAAVEAWGAERGCERGEDLTLGEFANRLETEHAEFNNTLRRAADIYGQVAYGSGKAPRETGEILRKLWETLRG; from the coding sequence ATGCGTCCCCGACTAACCGAAACCGATTACGCCATCATCGCGGTTGCCCCTGCGTTGATCATGGTTTTGGTGGCCAGCTTGATGCTGTTTCTGGCGGGGCTGTTTTATCACGGGCAGTACGAGTGGCGGCTGAACATGGTGATCTGCATGTTCGTGCTGGGGATCGTTTCGCTGGCTCGGCTGCACATTGAAGAAGGTATTTTGAAATCGATCAAACTGGGGGCCGCATTCACGTTCGTCATGCTGTTTGCCGTCTGGCAAATGGCCCCCGATGCCTTGGTGATGGCCACGCTGATGCTGATGGGTATTTGGTGGATCAGTACCCGGTTGGTTTATGACTGCACGGTGATGGAACAATCGGTCGATGCCTCGCAGAAGGGGCTGATGCAATGGATTCGACCGATTCAAGAAGAACCGCCGCCACCTACTTCGCCGCAGCCTGACGTTCAGACGCCGATCGAAGGAGTCACCGGCACCGACCCTGAAGAAGCGAAACCCACTACCTTTGCCGAGAAGCTGGATGCCTGGTTCAATCCCACCAACACGAAGTTCGCCCCTGGGGCTTGGGTTGTTTATTTCTCGCTTGGGGCATTGCCGATCTTCGGCCTCGGTCAGGCATTCGCCAGCCAACTGGCGGGTGACCGACGTTGGTATTTGTTCATGCTGTTGGTCGCGTATGTCTTCGCGGCACTCGGGTTGTTGGTGACGACCAGCTTTCTGGGACTGCGACGCTACCTGCAGCAACGTGGCGTCGTGATGCCTTTAAGCATGACCGGAACCTGGCTCGGCGTTGGCTTCAGCGTGGTGCTGATCGTCTTGCTGTTGGTGGCAATCCTTCCACGGCCCAATGCCGAGTATGAATTGGCGAAGCTTCCTACCTATTCCGAGAAAGACGATTCCGACGCGTCGCAGTTTTCGGTCAATGACGAGGGGACCAAAGACAATCGCGACGATCGCTCTGGCACGACTGAGAACCAGGATCAAGCCGACGAGAACTCGCGGCAGTCGGACGAAACCCGGGAAGATGGCAAACAGGCTGGCGATAAGACCGACGCCAATGCCCAGAAGTCGAAGCCCGGTAAGTCGAACGAATCGAATTCGCGGCAATCAGATCAAAAACCATCAGATCAGCAACAGTCGGACCAAGGAGACTCGAAGCAAAGCGATTCCCAGCAGGGCGAATCTGAAAAGGGCAAGTCAGACTCTGGAGATCAGCAGTCTCAAAATTCAGATCAGCAAAACTCGCAGCAACAGCAGCAAGATTCCCAGTCGCAGCAACAAGACGCGTCCGGCGAGAAATCAGACCAGCAGAGCGATTCGAACGAGAAGCAATCGAGTGACGATCAAAAGGCATCGAAGTCGCAAAGTCCAGAGCCGAAGGACGCAGACGCTGCGAAACCGTCGAATAGCCCCCAGCAAACCCCTGCGGCCAAGCCCAAGCCGTTTTCATTTCTTGGAGAGTTGTTTGGAAATCTTGGCTTCTATTTGAAGATGTTGTTTTACGTAGCGTTGGCTGCCGGCATGGGAATTGGTGGCTGGGCCTTTTGGGACGACATCGCCGCGGCCTGGAGAGATTTCTGGGGAAGCTTGTTTGGCTCGAAGCCGTCGGATGAGGAGGAACAGGCTGCGGAACCAGCTCCGGTGGTGAAGCCGCGTGTTCCGTTCTCGGCGTTTCGGAATCCTTTTCACGATGCCCAGTGGAAAGGAAAGCCGCCGGAAGAATGGATTCGATACAGTGTCGCCGCGGTCGAGGCCTGGGGGGCGGAACGAGGATGCGAGCGCGGCGAAGATCTAACGCTGGGCGAGTTTGCCAATCGGCTTGAAACGGAGCATGCCGAGTTCAACAACACGCTCCGGCGGGCCGCCGACATATATGGCCAGGTCGCCTATGGCTCTGGCAAGGCCCCTAGGGAAACGGGCGAAATTCTGCGAAAGTTATGGGAGACCCTTCGAGGCTGA
- a CDS encoding DUF58 domain-containing protein: MRWILGAAILLAISMVFGLGLMAYAMYALMAVIGGSRLLVNYWLRNLTATRHLSHTDLEEGDLLTVGLTVRYTGSIPMPWFLVEDLLPRHAIVSRPPALEVEGQRIFLSMMWPRATRLLTYRIQCHRRGYYQIGPAVVETGDVFGLYKQFKMLAEPGFITVEPSIIALDGFDLASKRPLGEIKMQSRLFEDPSRIAGVRRYQLGDPLNRVHWASTARTGELHSKQYEATCIAGVSLVLDLHPDSFPAKDEPIRSELSVKCAVAIANAVHLMDQQVGIVTNSVDAAQRMKYEGWDFDARTRNAARKSAGRIDRDPRLTPQRVRTRRGAEQFQQIRHMMARSEKNEGLSLPALLFEIQSELPRDATVVPILSKVTPEVALALGNLVRSGYVVSPIVNCWDEYEFAQAAGLLLAERMVAKQLKSLETISQICQEQAYPLF, translated from the coding sequence ATGCGTTGGATTCTGGGAGCCGCGATCCTGCTTGCCATCTCCATGGTCTTCGGGCTGGGATTGATGGCGTATGCCATGTACGCCCTGATGGCCGTGATTGGTGGATCGCGACTGCTGGTGAACTATTGGCTGCGAAACCTCACCGCGACCCGGCATCTCAGTCATACCGATCTGGAAGAGGGCGACCTGCTGACGGTTGGGCTAACGGTTCGCTATACCGGATCAATCCCGATGCCATGGTTTCTGGTCGAAGATCTTTTACCACGACATGCGATCGTCTCGCGACCGCCTGCCTTAGAAGTCGAGGGACAGCGAATTTTTTTGTCGATGATGTGGCCTCGGGCAACACGTTTGTTGACCTATCGAATCCAATGCCATCGGCGCGGTTACTATCAAATCGGGCCGGCAGTCGTCGAAACGGGAGACGTGTTCGGGCTGTACAAGCAGTTCAAGATGCTGGCCGAGCCTGGCTTCATTACCGTCGAACCTTCCATCATCGCTCTCGATGGATTCGACCTCGCCTCGAAGCGTCCGCTGGGCGAGATCAAGATGCAGTCGCGATTGTTCGAAGATCCCTCACGCATCGCCGGTGTGCGGCGGTATCAGTTGGGAGATCCACTGAACCGCGTGCATTGGGCTTCGACTGCCAGGACCGGGGAACTGCATAGCAAACAGTACGAAGCAACTTGCATCGCCGGCGTAAGCCTGGTGCTCGACTTGCATCCCGATAGTTTTCCGGCCAAGGACGAACCGATCCGCAGCGAACTGTCGGTGAAGTGTGCCGTGGCGATTGCCAACGCGGTTCACCTGATGGATCAACAGGTCGGTATCGTGACCAACTCGGTCGATGCCGCCCAACGCATGAAGTACGAGGGTTGGGACTTCGATGCACGGACGCGAAATGCGGCTCGGAAAAGTGCTGGCCGGATCGATCGCGATCCTCGCCTGACACCGCAGCGTGTCCGCACCCGGCGCGGGGCCGAGCAGTTTCAGCAGATTCGGCACATGATGGCTCGCAGCGAAAAGAACGAAGGACTCTCGCTGCCGGCATTGCTGTTCGAGATTCAAAGCGAATTGCCTCGCGACGCGACGGTTGTTCCGATCTTATCAAAGGTCACTCCCGAAGTCGCTTTGGCACTGGGAAACCTGGTCCGCAGTGGCTATGTCGTCAGCCCGATTGTGAATTGCTGGGATGAATACGAGTTCGCTCAGGCCGCCGGCCTGCTGTTGGCAGAGCGAATGGTCGCGAAGCAATTGAAGTCGCTCGAAACGATCAGCCAGATATGCCAGGAGCAGGCCTATCCGTTGTTTTGA
- a CDS encoding MoxR family ATPase, producing MDVAATVKKILGNVEKVILGKRQQVVFSLVAWLSEGHVLMEDVPGVAKTMLARALAKSVGCTLKRVQCTPDLLPSDVTGTSIYNQKTSEFQFRQGPVFTNILLADEINRTTPRTQAALLEAMAESRVTVDGETYPLDPPFLVLATQNPIDHEGTFPLPEAQLDRFLMKFSLGYPNMEDELRMLSASRKQHPLETIDAVVTKEELRACQKATRSVKLHEKVQRYIVELVHATRRHDQLLLGASPRASLALFRTSQSLAAILGRNYVLPDDVKRVLTPVLAHRMILRPESRLRKVTPQDVIDDILQEVPVPMIDEAAV from the coding sequence ATGGACGTTGCTGCGACTGTCAAGAAGATTTTAGGGAACGTTGAAAAAGTTATCTTGGGGAAGAGGCAGCAGGTTGTCTTTTCGCTGGTAGCTTGGCTTTCTGAAGGGCATGTCTTGATGGAAGACGTGCCGGGCGTTGCCAAAACAATGCTAGCACGCGCCTTGGCCAAAAGCGTGGGTTGCACGCTGAAACGGGTGCAGTGCACGCCTGATCTTCTGCCCAGCGATGTAACGGGGACGTCGATATACAACCAGAAGACTTCGGAATTCCAGTTTCGTCAGGGACCGGTCTTCACGAACATTCTGCTCGCGGACGAAATCAACCGTACGACTCCCCGGACTCAGGCCGCCTTGCTGGAAGCGATGGCCGAGTCGCGGGTCACGGTCGACGGAGAGACCTACCCGCTCGATCCTCCTTTTCTAGTGCTCGCCACGCAGAACCCGATCGACCACGAAGGAACCTTTCCGCTGCCCGAAGCACAGCTCGATCGATTTCTGATGAAGTTCAGCCTCGGCTATCCGAACATGGAGGATGAACTGCGGATGCTTTCGGCCTCGCGGAAACAGCACCCACTCGAGACCATCGATGCGGTCGTGACCAAAGAAGAACTGCGAGCCTGTCAGAAGGCGACACGCAGCGTCAAGCTGCACGAGAAGGTTCAGCGTTACATCGTCGAACTCGTTCATGCGACGCGTCGGCACGATCAACTTCTGCTGGGGGCAAGTCCCCGCGCGTCGCTGGCACTGTTTCGCACCAGCCAGTCGCTGGCGGCGATCTTGGGGCGAAACTACGTGTTGCCAGACGATGTGAAGCGAGTCCTTACGCCGGTGTTGGCTCACCGGATGATCTTGCGTCCCGAAAGCCGGCTGCGGAAGGTAACTCCGCAAGACGTGATCGACGACATCCTGCAGGAAGTCCCGGTCCCGATGATCGACGAGGCGGCCGTTTGA